A single region of the Salicibibacter cibi genome encodes:
- a CDS encoding YaiI/YqxD family protein: MKIYVDADACPVKDIIIEKGRAANIPVILVKSFNHYSLEKQPVGVETIYVDTGADAADYRITQLADAHDLIVTQDYGLAALGLAKNCTVLHHNGFVYSNENIEQLLSSRHAQAKMRRSGQKTKGPKLFTDEDRERFREVLQEALET; encoded by the coding sequence ATGAAGATTTATGTAGATGCGGATGCTTGTCCAGTTAAAGATATCATTATAGAAAAGGGGCGTGCCGCAAATATTCCCGTTATCTTGGTGAAAAGTTTCAACCATTACTCGCTGGAAAAACAACCTGTCGGCGTCGAAACGATCTACGTCGATACCGGTGCGGATGCTGCGGATTATCGCATCACGCAACTCGCCGACGCCCATGATCTTATCGTGACGCAAGATTACGGATTGGCTGCCCTTGGGTTGGCGAAAAATTGCACCGTCCTCCACCATAACGGTTTCGTCTATTCGAATGAAAATATCGAACAATTGTTAAGCAGTCGCCATGCCCAAGCAAAAATGCGGCGAAGCGGCCAGAAAACAAAAGGACCGAAACTGTTCACCGACGAAGATCGCGAACGATTCAGAGAAGTATTGCAAGAAGCACTTGAGACTTAG
- a CDS encoding long-chain fatty acid--CoA ligase has translation MMNTPLLVAPMLERAETYFPKKEVVSRTLDTTHRLTYRDVGRRTRALASALEKLGVQRGERVGSFAWNHHRHLEAYFGVPGMGGVIHMINIRLPEEHLVHVINHAEDRVLLIDEDLLPLIERVKDKLTSAHTFVVMTDKDELPETSLEPVYSYEALIRDGDETYEFLQDIDENEPAAMCYTSATTGLPKGVVYSHRGIALHTLSLGLADSAGASENDVCMPVVPMFHVNAWGMPFSSTWFGSKQVLPGPNFTPKLLAELIQDENVTITAGVPTIWLGLLQVLEQENYDMSSLRAVLCGGSAAPKGMIEKFEKDYNIPFVHAYGMTETTPLVTLSRLKSYQQELPEAERMDIRSTQGMAVPGIDIKAINENGDINWDGEDMGELLIRGPWIADEYHSDDRSGEAFQDGWLHTGDVVTIDEEGSINIVDRTKDLIKSGGEWISSVELENAIMAHDAVQEAAVVAVADPKWQERPVACVVVKDAEKVLISKDDIIDHLRPQFAKWWLPDDVIFMDDIPKTSVGKFLKRALRDKVKQ, from the coding sequence ATGATGAACACACCACTATTGGTAGCACCGATGCTGGAACGTGCGGAAACATATTTTCCGAAAAAAGAAGTGGTTTCCAGGACACTGGATACGACGCATCGCCTGACATACAGGGACGTTGGCAGACGTACACGCGCATTGGCAAGCGCCCTTGAAAAACTTGGCGTGCAAAGAGGCGAACGTGTTGGCTCTTTTGCGTGGAACCACCATCGTCATCTGGAGGCGTATTTTGGCGTCCCCGGGATGGGCGGCGTCATCCACATGATCAATATCCGTCTTCCGGAAGAGCATCTCGTGCACGTTATTAACCATGCTGAAGACCGTGTGCTCCTAATTGATGAAGACTTGTTGCCATTGATCGAGCGGGTCAAGGATAAGCTCACGTCTGCGCATACGTTCGTGGTGATGACCGATAAAGATGAACTTCCGGAAACATCGCTAGAACCGGTATATTCTTATGAAGCACTCATCCGTGACGGCGACGAAACGTATGAATTCTTACAGGATATCGATGAAAATGAACCGGCAGCAATGTGCTATACGTCGGCGACGACTGGATTGCCGAAAGGGGTCGTCTATTCCCATCGAGGGATTGCGTTGCACACATTGTCCCTCGGTTTGGCCGACTCGGCGGGGGCATCCGAGAATGATGTCTGTATGCCTGTCGTTCCCATGTTCCATGTCAACGCGTGGGGGATGCCTTTTTCGTCCACATGGTTTGGATCTAAGCAAGTGTTGCCGGGACCGAATTTTACACCTAAGTTGTTGGCAGAGTTGATTCAAGATGAAAACGTAACGATCACTGCCGGCGTTCCCACGATTTGGCTCGGTTTGTTGCAAGTGTTGGAACAAGAAAATTATGACATGAGCAGCTTGCGGGCGGTCCTCTGCGGGGGTTCCGCAGCGCCAAAAGGAATGATCGAGAAATTTGAAAAGGATTACAACATTCCTTTTGTTCATGCTTATGGGATGACGGAAACGACGCCTCTTGTAACTTTATCCCGTCTGAAAAGCTATCAACAGGAGCTTCCTGAAGCGGAGCGCATGGATATTCGCTCGACACAGGGCATGGCGGTTCCGGGTATTGATATTAAGGCCATCAATGAAAACGGCGATATCAATTGGGACGGGGAGGACATGGGCGAACTGCTCATCCGCGGTCCGTGGATTGCCGATGAATATCATAGCGATGACCGGAGTGGGGAAGCGTTTCAGGATGGATGGCTGCACACAGGAGATGTTGTGACCATTGATGAGGAAGGATCCATCAACATCGTCGACCGCACGAAAGATTTGATCAAAAGCGGCGGCGAGTGGATTTCGTCGGTAGAGTTGGAAAACGCGATTATGGCACATGATGCTGTACAGGAAGCGGCAGTGGTTGCCGTCGCCGATCCGAAATGGCAGGAACGTCCTGTGGCATGTGTAGTTGTCAAAGATGCCGAAAAAGTATTGATATCAAAAGATGATATTATCGATCATCTTCGACCGCAATTTGCCAAATGGTGGCTCCCCGACGATGTGATCTTTATGGATGATATTCCGAAAACGTCGGTAGGGAAATTTTTGAAGAGAGCGTTACGGGACAAGGTAAAGCAATGA
- a CDS encoding putative glycoside hydrolase encodes MSKKITVALLAGAVAFGSYHDPASAEEDGEEQENGEEEGGEEEEEALFELNDDDLLALPRLIPDRFTYDSGVEIEYPEDGVKGVFSTAHSMGGDNADDLVNLVNDTTLNSIVVDVKDDHGFITYETDSDDERIQANTNEIIDDMEGMMDTYEENDIYPIARIVVFKDTELAEEEPELSFLDNGDVWSNNSGESFVNPFSEEVWEYNIEVAKEAAEAGFKEIQFDYIRFPEGFENRDDDLEYTEGNYAESGEDNVQNRVDAVTDFVEYAREELRPYGVKVSGDIFGYAATVDETPGIGQNFTEIAENVDIMSSMIYPSHWTPHFGIDQPDLEPYDIVDEYAQLENELMDDMEDPPISRPWLQDFTASYLSDGDWMEYGADEVEAQIQALYDNDIYEFLLWDAANDYSEGADYELDAEQDIVEEDSD; translated from the coding sequence ATGAGCAAAAAAATAACCGTCGCTTTATTAGCGGGAGCTGTAGCTTTTGGCAGTTATCATGATCCGGCTTCTGCTGAAGAAGATGGAGAAGAACAAGAGAATGGCGAGGAAGAAGGAGGGGAAGAGGAAGAAGAAGCATTATTTGAGCTAAACGACGATGACTTGCTCGCGCTTCCACGCTTAATTCCCGATCGTTTTACGTATGACAGCGGTGTTGAGATTGAATACCCGGAAGACGGTGTCAAGGGGGTCTTTTCGACAGCCCATTCCATGGGGGGCGACAATGCTGATGACCTTGTAAACTTAGTTAATGATACAACTCTGAACAGCATCGTAGTTGACGTTAAAGATGATCACGGGTTTATCACCTATGAAACGGATTCAGACGATGAGCGTATCCAGGCCAATACTAATGAGATCATCGACGATATGGAGGGCATGATGGATACATACGAAGAAAACGATATTTATCCGATTGCCAGGATCGTTGTTTTCAAAGATACAGAGTTGGCTGAGGAAGAACCGGAGCTTTCCTTTTTGGACAACGGGGATGTTTGGTCAAACAACAGCGGCGAATCGTTTGTCAACCCATTCTCTGAAGAAGTATGGGAGTATAATATTGAGGTAGCCAAAGAAGCAGCTGAAGCGGGATTTAAAGAAATTCAGTTTGATTATATACGCTTCCCTGAAGGATTTGAAAACCGTGATGATGACCTGGAATACACTGAAGGGAATTATGCCGAATCCGGAGAAGATAATGTTCAAAATAGAGTGGATGCCGTCACCGACTTTGTCGAGTATGCCCGTGAAGAGTTAAGGCCTTATGGAGTGAAAGTTTCGGGTGATATTTTCGGTTACGCGGCAACAGTAGACGAGACACCGGGGATCGGGCAAAACTTTACGGAAATCGCCGAAAACGTGGATATTATGTCATCGATGATTTATCCAAGCCACTGGACACCGCATTTTGGTATCGATCAACCCGATCTTGAGCCCTATGATATTGTTGACGAATATGCTCAATTGGAAAACGAACTGATGGATGATATGGAAGACCCACCGATCTCCAGACCTTGGCTTCAGGACTTCACCGCTTCCTATTTGTCAGATGGCGATTGGATGGAATACGGCGCCGATGAAGTGGAGGCACAGATCCAGGCGCTTTATGATAATGACATTTACGAGTTCCTTCTTTGGGACGCGGCAAATGACTATTCCGAAGGTGCGGATTACGAACTCGATGCAGAACAGGATATTGTCGAAGAAGATTCGGATTAG
- a CDS encoding YusW family protein, whose product MQWKRMTTLGLALLLSACGTADDQNGDDGMNGSGDAMEENGDMNGNGEATGNDDNGDMTEDLSNDMADDGNRQDEMDGMDDMNGEDTAGDGETALDKGVREMELEIQFTDDTEWEFEYEAENDEVDAEVEKEDDSSEGDDAREEIEGVLENLQIDTQQDDEEMAQEVISALELNEDDIYRLEFFIELENDEMYNVQQTY is encoded by the coding sequence ATGCAGTGGAAAAGAATGACGACCCTTGGCCTCGCGCTTTTGCTTTCTGCTTGCGGAACTGCTGACGATCAAAACGGGGACGACGGGATGAATGGAAGCGGCGATGCCATGGAAGAGAACGGGGATATGAACGGAAATGGCGAAGCAACCGGGAATGATGATAACGGGGACATGACCGAGGATTTGAGCAACGATATGGCCGATGATGGCAACAGGCAAGATGAGATGGACGGTATGGATGATATGAATGGGGAAGATACCGCCGGTGACGGAGAAACGGCGCTTGACAAAGGGGTACGTGAAATGGAATTAGAAATCCAATTTACGGATGACACCGAGTGGGAGTTCGAGTATGAAGCGGAGAATGACGAGGTGGACGCCGAGGTAGAAAAAGAAGATGACTCAAGCGAAGGGGACGACGCGAGAGAAGAGATCGAGGGAGTGCTTGAAAACCTCCAAATTGACACCCAACAGGATGACGAAGAGATGGCTCAAGAGGTGATTTCCGCGTTGGAACTTAATGAAGATGACATTTACAGGTTGGAATTCTTCATTGAATTAGAAAATGATGAGATGTATAACGTACAACAAACGTATTAG
- a CDS encoding catalase: protein MKDKKNINEEENNFSENSKNEQLEAFRSYDNRDKPLTTNQGLKMNEDEFSLKVGERGPTIMDDFHFREKVTHFDNERTPERVVHARGFAAHGEFELYESMKPFTKAKFLQDPSVKTPVFVRFSTVVGQRGSKDTARDVRGFATKFYTEEGNYDLVANNMPVFFIQDAIKFPDIVHAIKPEPDNEIPQATAAHDTFWDWVTQNQETAHMIMWLMSDRAIPRSFRMMEGFGVNTFRFVNEEGKAHFVKFHWKPLLGVHSLSWEEAEIIGGADPDFNRRDLWDNINLGNPAEFELGVQIVDEKDEFKFDFDVLDPTKIWPEEDVPVRIIGKMTLNRNVDNFFAETEQVAFHPANIVPGIDFTNDPLLQGRLFSYLDTQLLRFGSPNHHEIPINRPVCPFFNNQREGFMRQTINKGNVAHHRNALANGSPHTVSEEEGGYAHYQERVDAHKIRARSDSFKDHFSQAKLFWNSMSEPEKQHIIDAFRFEVGKVKSKDVKQKVVDMFASVDVDMAAAFAETIGCTPPTSGGSDVTKQSPALSQANTTKSAQTRKVAIIIAEGYDGQKVEAIIDALAAAGVEPRVLSDKLGPITGVNDSKVESVHTFQTDASVAFDAVYVDGGKNADAMFERGATKFMRQAFEHFKPIAATNEGLVWLKNVNLADGMGVVQGDNNTDFVQPFIEAIAAHRFWERQMV, encoded by the coding sequence GTGAAGGATAAAAAGAACATCAATGAAGAAGAAAATAATTTTAGTGAAAACAGCAAGAATGAACAGCTGGAAGCGTTTAGGAGTTATGATAATCGAGACAAACCATTGACGACAAATCAAGGACTCAAAATGAATGAGGATGAATTTTCGTTAAAAGTGGGGGAGCGCGGCCCTACGATTATGGATGATTTTCATTTTCGGGAAAAAGTAACTCATTTTGACAATGAGCGTACGCCGGAACGGGTTGTACATGCCCGTGGATTTGCCGCGCATGGCGAGTTTGAATTATATGAATCGATGAAGCCGTTTACGAAGGCAAAATTTTTACAAGATCCAAGTGTGAAAACGCCGGTTTTTGTTCGATTTTCAACGGTCGTCGGTCAACGGGGCTCTAAAGATACAGCGCGAGATGTGCGCGGATTTGCAACGAAATTTTACACAGAAGAAGGGAACTACGACTTGGTTGCGAACAATATGCCGGTATTTTTTATTCAGGATGCGATTAAATTCCCGGATATTGTGCATGCCATTAAACCCGAACCTGATAATGAAATCCCACAGGCGACTGCCGCTCACGATACGTTTTGGGACTGGGTGACACAAAACCAGGAAACCGCCCACATGATTATGTGGCTCATGAGTGACCGTGCCATTCCGAGAAGCTTTCGGATGATGGAAGGGTTTGGCGTTAATACATTCCGCTTCGTGAACGAGGAAGGAAAGGCGCATTTCGTAAAATTCCATTGGAAGCCACTCTTGGGTGTTCATTCGCTTTCTTGGGAGGAAGCGGAAATTATCGGCGGGGCTGATCCCGACTTTAATCGCCGTGATTTGTGGGACAATATTAATTTAGGCAACCCTGCCGAATTTGAGCTCGGTGTGCAGATCGTCGATGAAAAGGATGAGTTCAAGTTTGATTTTGATGTCCTTGATCCCACAAAAATTTGGCCGGAAGAAGATGTGCCGGTGCGTATAATTGGAAAGATGACATTGAACCGCAACGTGGACAATTTTTTTGCGGAAACGGAGCAGGTGGCGTTCCATCCGGCTAATATCGTTCCGGGCATTGACTTTACCAATGATCCATTGTTGCAAGGGCGCTTGTTTTCCTATTTGGATACGCAACTCCTCCGTTTTGGCAGCCCGAATCACCACGAGATTCCGATTAACCGTCCGGTCTGTCCGTTTTTTAACAATCAACGTGAAGGTTTTATGCGCCAGACCATCAATAAAGGAAACGTTGCTCATCACCGAAACGCTTTGGCGAACGGTTCGCCACACACTGTTAGTGAAGAAGAGGGGGGCTATGCCCATTATCAAGAAAGAGTCGATGCCCACAAAATTCGCGCGCGTAGCGATAGTTTCAAGGACCATTTTTCACAAGCAAAATTGTTCTGGAATAGCATGAGCGAGCCGGAAAAACAGCATATTATTGATGCGTTTAGGTTCGAGGTCGGCAAAGTGAAAAGCAAAGACGTAAAACAAAAAGTCGTTGACATGTTTGCCAGTGTGGATGTGGATATGGCTGCAGCCTTTGCCGAAACCATCGGATGTACTCCGCCAACTTCCGGTGGCTCCGATGTAACCAAACAATCGCCGGCACTCAGTCAGGCGAATACAACGAAAAGTGCGCAGACGCGAAAAGTGGCAATTATCATCGCCGAAGGTTACGATGGTCAAAAAGTGGAAGCCATAATTGACGCCTTGGCAGCAGCAGGCGTAGAACCAAGGGTTTTAAGTGATAAGCTCGGTCCGATCACAGGTGTCAACGACAGCAAGGTGGAGTCCGTGCATACGTTTCAAACCGATGCTTCCGTCGCGTTTGATGCTGTCTATGTAGATGGGGGAAAAAATGCCGATGCCATGTTTGAAAGGGGCGCAACTAAATTTATGAGGCAAGCATTTGAGCATTTCAAGCCAATTGCGGCCACTAATGAAGGCTTGGTTTGGCTAAAAAACGTAAACTTGGCCGATGGCATGGGCGTTGTACAGGGAGACAATAATACCGATTTTGTTCAACCATTCATCGAAGCAATTGCTGCCCATCGATTTTGGGAGCGGCAAATGGTTTAA
- a CDS encoding apolipoprotein A1/A4/E family protein, whose translation MNENLLEQILAEMKGFKHELGHLRTDMETQGQDLRTEINGLRSEMNEQVGSLRSEMNEQVGGLRFEMSEQVGDLRSEMNEQVGGLRSEMSEQVGGLRSEMSEQVGGLRSEMSEQVGGLRSEMNEQVGGLRSEMNEQVGGLRSEMSERFDQIDSRFDQVDAELSVIKGGQQGVRKEMTDRFRETNQHLSHLQRQMNLLDADYQLLLHKTVHTERDINRLIHEGQ comes from the coding sequence ATGAACGAAAACTTGTTGGAACAAATATTGGCTGAAATGAAAGGTTTTAAACACGAGTTAGGCCATTTAAGAACAGATATGGAAACGCAAGGGCAGGACTTACGCACCGAAATAAACGGGCTGCGGTCTGAAATGAACGAACAAGTGGGTAGCTTGCGATCCGAAATGAACGAACAAGTAGGTGGCCTGCGATTCGAGATGAGCGAACAAGTAGGCGACCTGCGGTCCGAGATGAACGAACAAGTAGGTGGCCTGCGATCCGAAATGAGCGAACAAGTAGGTGGCCTGCGATCCGAAATGAGCGAACAAGTAGGTGGCCTGCGATCCGAGATGAGCGAACAAGTAGGTGGCCTGCGATCCGAAATGAACGAACAAGTAGGCGGCCTGCGATCCGAAATGAACGAACAAGTAGGCGGCCTGCGATCCGAGATGAGCGAACGTTTTGATCAGATTGATTCGCGTTTCGATCAGGTCGATGCAGAACTGTCTGTTATAAAAGGAGGCCAACAAGGTGTTCGAAAAGAAATGACCGATCGTTTTCGTGAAACGAATCAACATCTGAGCCACTTGCAGCGCCAAATGAACCTGCTTGATGCTGACTACCAGCTGCTTCTCCATAAGACAGTCCACACGGAAAGAGACATCAACCGTCTCATACACGAAGGTCAGTGA
- a CDS encoding YkyA family protein, whose protein sequence is MKGWVQTVAITICAISLAGCSESVSIEDATSSVVEIENEKDNVIAYINDILAQEEGMLEEFEEDLAENEADLFSTRDAQVFTNLEERESYLAAINDAAQAMQMENEIIATVLEDGDSEELPMDELEQLNEQTASLHNELNDYVETYGSELQTQDEYFSGLGEDSDFEFLADGIETVNDAQEEAHQLLENIHDELLATENALEDVDTLEEASA, encoded by the coding sequence ATGAAAGGATGGGTGCAAACGGTCGCCATTACGATATGTGCGATTTCGCTTGCAGGTTGCAGCGAATCAGTCAGTATAGAAGATGCTACGTCGTCGGTGGTTGAAATAGAAAATGAAAAAGATAACGTTATCGCTTACATTAATGATATATTGGCCCAGGAGGAAGGGATGCTAGAGGAATTTGAAGAAGACTTGGCAGAAAACGAAGCTGATCTTTTTTCAACACGGGATGCTCAAGTGTTCACAAATCTTGAAGAGAGGGAATCTTATTTGGCAGCGATCAACGATGCAGCGCAAGCCATGCAGATGGAAAATGAAATCATAGCGACTGTGCTAGAAGATGGAGACAGTGAAGAGCTGCCCATGGACGAATTGGAACAGTTAAATGAACAAACCGCTTCCTTACATAATGAATTGAACGATTATGTAGAAACATACGGTTCGGAACTTCAGACCCAAGACGAATATTTCAGTGGATTAGGCGAGGATAGCGATTTCGAATTTCTTGCTGATGGAATTGAGACCGTTAACGATGCTCAAGAAGAAGCCCACCAGCTCCTTGAAAACATTCATGATGAGCTATTGGCAACGGAGAACGCACTTGAAGACGTCGATACACTGGAGGAGGCGAGCGCATGA
- a CDS encoding SOS response-associated peptidase produces MCGRFTLYDQIKAIHKRFGIDVSKIDEAMPSFNIAPSQSLITIINDGERNRLGQLRWGLIPFWAKDTKIGYKMINARAETVAEKNSFKHAFTRRRCLIPANGFYEWKTVNGKKQPYYIQLNGEELFGFAGLWEKWTNGEETIFSCTIITTEANEMMSDIHHRMPVILTKEEEASWLDPNIQDPNILKQLLVPFESKEMHAYPVSTDVNSSKNNHGGLLHEL; encoded by the coding sequence ATGTGTGGACGTTTTACGTTGTATGATCAAATCAAAGCCATCCACAAACGCTTCGGCATTGATGTCAGTAAAATTGACGAAGCAATGCCCAGCTTTAATATCGCTCCTTCCCAATCTCTTATCACAATCATTAATGATGGAGAGCGGAACAGACTGGGCCAACTGCGTTGGGGGCTCATCCCTTTTTGGGCAAAAGACACAAAAATCGGCTATAAAATGATTAATGCACGTGCAGAAACCGTTGCAGAAAAAAACAGTTTTAAACATGCATTCACACGCAGGCGGTGTCTTATCCCCGCGAACGGATTTTACGAATGGAAAACCGTTAATGGAAAAAAACAACCGTATTATATACAACTAAATGGGGAAGAGTTATTTGGATTCGCAGGTTTATGGGAGAAATGGACAAACGGGGAGGAAACCATTTTTTCTTGTACGATTATTACGACCGAGGCAAATGAAATGATGAGCGACATTCACCACCGTATGCCCGTCATCCTTACAAAGGAAGAAGAAGCATCATGGCTGGATCCAAACATTCAGGACCCAAACATTCTTAAACAACTTCTGGTCCCCTTTGAATCAAAAGAGATGCACGCCTATCCCGTTTCTACAGACGTCAACAGCTCGAAAAACAACCACGGGGGATTGCTGCATGAACTATGA
- a CDS encoding BCCT family transporter, with protein sequence MKKKKVTIVFWVALAIAAVFIAWGAFLPENVEAVLGFIDGFLASNFGWFYLLVMTGFVLFAIFMVVSPYGRIKLGKPDDTPEYGYFTWFAFLFTAGMGVGLVFFGVAEPLTHYNAPPSADPGSTAAAAESLQHTLFHWGFHPWATYAVVALALAYFKFRHQAPALISSALSPLFGDRMKGGWGHSIDVLAVFATVFGIATSLGLGATQITAGLSYSFEGLENNIVTQLITILIVTVLFILSATTGINRGIRYLSWTNIVIAIALMIFVFVLGSTVQMAESFMTTMGNYIQNLPSMTFNMNAFTGEREFLNDWTLFYWAWWIGWSPFVGTFIARVSRGRTIREFVLGVTAVPVVFSAIWFAIFGVAGIEMNNADAGALYELVAEAGEEVALFGFLENLPMASLVIGIAVILISSFFITSADSGTFVLAMLTTGGRLNPSMNIKIIWGIILAGTAGVLLWSGGLEALEMAMLIAAFPFAFVVILMGISLIKALSSEYDILRLESKQREFEPNYREESKRELEEKREEFEQSLPDEDVEIEEEENQ encoded by the coding sequence ATGAAAAAGAAAAAAGTAACCATCGTGTTTTGGGTGGCGTTAGCCATTGCTGCTGTCTTTATTGCCTGGGGTGCTTTTTTGCCCGAGAATGTTGAGGCGGTACTGGGATTTATTGATGGATTTCTAGCTTCAAACTTTGGATGGTTTTATTTATTAGTAATGACGGGGTTTGTCCTCTTTGCCATTTTTATGGTAGTTAGTCCGTATGGGCGAATTAAACTCGGAAAGCCGGATGACACACCGGAATACGGTTATTTTACATGGTTCGCTTTTCTCTTTACTGCAGGGATGGGCGTCGGACTGGTTTTCTTCGGTGTTGCTGAACCGTTAACACATTATAATGCTCCGCCATCAGCGGATCCGGGTTCGACAGCAGCTGCTGCAGAGTCGCTGCAACATACATTATTCCATTGGGGATTTCATCCGTGGGCTACTTATGCTGTCGTAGCATTGGCGCTTGCTTATTTTAAATTCCGGCATCAGGCTCCGGCTCTGATCAGTTCTGCGTTATCCCCGCTATTCGGCGATCGAATGAAGGGTGGCTGGGGACATAGTATTGATGTATTGGCCGTGTTTGCCACTGTTTTTGGGATCGCCACGTCGCTCGGTTTGGGAGCCACGCAGATTACCGCTGGTTTAAGTTACAGTTTTGAGGGTTTGGAAAATAATATTGTCACGCAACTAATCACAATCTTGATCGTGACCGTTCTGTTTATTCTGTCGGCAACTACCGGTATAAATCGGGGAATTCGCTATTTAAGCTGGACGAACATCGTCATCGCGATCGCGCTGATGATCTTTGTCTTCGTGCTTGGTTCGACGGTACAGATGGCTGAGTCGTTTATGACGACGATGGGAAATTATATACAGAATCTCCCCAGTATGACGTTTAATATGAATGCCTTCACCGGCGAGCGCGAGTTTCTCAATGATTGGACCCTCTTTTATTGGGCATGGTGGATTGGCTGGTCGCCATTCGTCGGCACGTTTATTGCTCGTGTATCACGAGGCAGAACGATCCGGGAATTTGTCCTCGGCGTTACAGCTGTCCCTGTCGTGTTTAGTGCGATTTGGTTCGCGATTTTCGGTGTCGCCGGCATTGAGATGAATAATGCGGATGCTGGGGCATTATATGAACTGGTTGCAGAGGCAGGCGAGGAAGTTGCCTTATTTGGATTTCTGGAAAACCTTCCGATGGCTTCTCTTGTGATAGGTATCGCTGTAATCCTTATTTCCTCGTTCTTTATTACATCTGCCGATTCAGGGACGTTTGTGCTCGCCATGCTGACGACTGGTGGACGGCTAAACCCCTCCATGAATATTAAAATCATTTGGGGCATCATCCTTGCCGGAACAGCCGGGGTCCTTTTGTGGTCCGGCGGTCTGGAAGCTTTGGAGATGGCGATGCTCATTGCCGCATTTCCGTTCGCATTCGTCGTAATACTGATGGGTATATCACTCATCAAGGCATTAAGCAGCGAGTACGACATTTTACGTCTGGAAAGCAAACAACGAGAGTTTGAACCCAATTATCGAGAAGAATCCAAACGTGAACTCGAAGAAAAACGTGAGGAATTCGAGCAATCGCTTCCTGACGAGGATGTCGAGATTGAAGAGGAAGAAAACCAGTAA
- a CDS encoding CaiB/BaiF CoA transferase family protein: protein MSLTLSGIRVLDLTRLLPGPYATMLLADFGAEVIKIEEPNVGDYARVTPPMVDENSALFHSLNRNKKSVTFDLKATEGKDNFLKLAETADVVVESFRPGVMDRLGIGYETLKDINPGLIFCAITGYGQTGPYAQFSGHDINYLSYAGILHLMGKTNEKPTVPSVQIADIGGGAYPALVGILLALLEKQQTGRGQFIDISMLDGVIAWLQTMLPEYFVKKQSIQKEKLPLAGRNACYEVYETKDGRWLSVGALEPKFWKAFCEEIGKEAFIPLQFAPIAEQHRLKAEIQAVISEKDLSEWMDVFQDREACVAPLLTIEEVTLDPQVLEREMVQSVNDVQHIGFPIKLSERPASIRSVAPRLGEHTDDIMSAIRKQYKGCDRE from the coding sequence ATGTCATTGACGCTCAGCGGCATTCGCGTGCTTGACCTTACGCGGCTTTTGCCGGGGCCTTACGCAACGATGCTGCTTGCGGATTTTGGTGCTGAAGTGATTAAAATTGAAGAACCGAACGTAGGAGATTACGCGCGTGTGACACCGCCGATGGTCGATGAAAACAGCGCGTTGTTTCATTCTTTGAATCGCAATAAAAAGAGCGTCACGTTTGATTTAAAAGCAACGGAAGGAAAAGACAATTTTTTAAAATTGGCCGAGACTGCAGATGTGGTGGTTGAATCTTTTCGTCCTGGTGTCATGGACAGGCTCGGAATCGGTTATGAAACATTGAAAGACATTAACCCCGGGCTGATTTTTTGCGCGATAACCGGTTACGGGCAAACCGGACCCTACGCGCAGTTCTCCGGCCATGACATTAATTATCTGAGTTACGCGGGGATTCTCCATTTAATGGGGAAAACGAATGAAAAGCCGACGGTCCCTTCCGTTCAAATCGCAGATATCGGTGGGGGTGCTTATCCTGCTTTGGTAGGTATTTTGCTCGCGTTGTTGGAAAAACAACAAACCGGTCGCGGACAATTTATCGATATTTCCATGTTGGACGGGGTCATCGCTTGGCTTCAAACCATGCTTCCTGAATATTTTGTAAAAAAACAGTCAATTCAAAAAGAAAAGTTGCCGCTTGCCGGTAGAAACGCCTGTTACGAAGTGTATGAAACGAAAGATGGGCGCTGGTTGTCCGTCGGTGCCTTGGAGCCGAAGTTTTGGAAAGCGTTTTGTGAGGAAATCGGAAAAGAAGCATTCATCCCTCTGCAATTTGCCCCAATAGCCGAACAACATCGCTTAAAAGCGGAGATACAAGCTGTCATTTCCGAAAAAGATTTATCGGAATGGATGGATGTGTTTCAAGATAGAGAGGCTTGTGTGGCACCGCTGCTCACGATAGAAGAAGTCACACTTGATCCGCAGGTGCTTGAAAGGGAAATGGTCCAAAGCGTAAATGACGTGCAACACATCGGTTTCCCGATTAAGTTATCCGAGCGTCCGGCATCCATCCGATCAGTGGCTCCCCGGCTCGGAGAACATACGGATGACATAATGTCAGCAATTAGAAAACAATATAAAGGATGTGATCGGGAATGA